A single Paenibacillus sp. FSL R5-0517 DNA region contains:
- a CDS encoding DUF624 domain-containing protein, giving the protein MEFKGAMGGIYRLTEWITRLAATNLLWAICSSPFLFFLIMKLLVMQQNLANESLQMNWAIAIVAPLTLFPATSALFTVVRKWNMGDTDVPIFRTFFVGYKENYKQSLIGGIFYTLLFAIMYLDYTVYMTQFRNMQLVGIIMLVLLLLLFVSLFNFFSMVVHYHMSIGLIIKNAVLLTLIRPFRVFSTLLGSGLLFYIGFRYPVLFVFFIISIIAWFAFFNFYATFNKMQEQMEKMQLKKEEEEAAALAEQSAENGETSEPSDDKNITLQK; this is encoded by the coding sequence TTGGAATTTAAAGGAGCTATGGGTGGGATCTACCGGCTTACAGAGTGGATTACGAGACTTGCCGCAACCAATCTGTTGTGGGCTATTTGTTCGTCTCCGTTCTTGTTTTTCTTGATTATGAAACTGCTCGTTATGCAGCAGAACCTCGCCAACGAATCATTGCAAATGAACTGGGCTATAGCCATTGTGGCACCGCTTACACTATTCCCGGCGACGTCGGCGCTGTTTACGGTTGTTCGTAAATGGAATATGGGAGATACGGATGTGCCAATCTTCCGTACGTTCTTTGTAGGTTACAAAGAAAACTACAAGCAAAGTTTAATCGGGGGCATTTTTTACACATTGTTGTTCGCGATCATGTATCTGGATTATACGGTGTACATGACCCAGTTCCGCAACATGCAGCTCGTGGGAATCATCATGCTTGTGCTGCTTCTCTTGTTATTTGTATCACTCTTTAACTTTTTCTCAATGGTTGTACATTATCACATGTCCATTGGACTCATTATCAAAAATGCAGTACTGTTAACGCTGATCAGACCATTCCGTGTATTTTCCACATTGCTGGGAAGCGGACTACTGTTCTACATTGGTTTCCGTTATCCGGTATTGTTCGTCTTCTTCATTATCAGCATCATTGCCTGGTTCGCGTTCTTTAACTTCTACGCAACCTTCAACAAAATGCAGGAGCAGATGGAGAAGATGCAGTTGAAGAAGGAAGAAGAGGAAGCTGCTGCGCTGGCTGAACAATCAGCAGAGAATGGTGAAACATCTGAGCCATCAGACGACAAAAACATTACATTGCAAAAATAA
- a CDS encoding LysR family transcriptional regulator has product MELRQLHYFLKVAQKEHVTQAAEELHVAQSAVSRQIHQLEEELGVDLFMQKGRNLQLTAVGQLFCKRIEGILKDLDKAVGEVHEFLDPEHGEIRIGFPHSLGIHLIPSVVAAFRQRYPNVKFRFKQGMFPTLIRDVLSGEVDLAFISPFPEKHDQVAGDIVLTEELHAILPPNHPLAGEETIALEQLKDDKFVLFSKGYSLRPIVWHACLEAGFTPKIAFEGEETDTIRGLVAAGMGVSLLPEMALFQTNPLQPAHVAISHPKVTRTIGLIHRADDKLPLVAQSFRSFLLHYFGLQQNNTPSD; this is encoded by the coding sequence GTGGAATTAAGACAGTTGCATTACTTTTTGAAAGTGGCACAGAAGGAACATGTAACACAGGCTGCTGAAGAGCTGCATGTGGCACAGTCGGCGGTGAGTCGTCAGATTCATCAGCTAGAAGAAGAACTGGGCGTGGACCTTTTTATGCAAAAGGGGCGAAACCTGCAGTTGACTGCAGTAGGACAGCTTTTTTGCAAACGAATTGAAGGTATATTAAAAGATTTGGACAAAGCAGTCGGGGAAGTTCATGAGTTTCTTGACCCGGAGCATGGGGAGATCCGCATTGGATTCCCGCATAGCCTGGGGATTCATCTCATTCCTTCCGTTGTAGCTGCTTTTCGTCAGCGCTACCCTAACGTGAAATTCAGATTCAAGCAGGGGATGTTCCCTACATTGATTCGTGACGTGTTATCGGGAGAGGTAGACTTGGCATTCATTTCTCCTTTTCCAGAGAAGCATGATCAAGTGGCTGGTGATATTGTACTCACGGAAGAATTACATGCCATCCTTCCTCCGAATCACCCGTTAGCTGGTGAAGAGACCATTGCGCTTGAACAACTCAAGGATGATAAATTTGTATTGTTTAGCAAAGGTTATTCTCTTCGTCCTATTGTGTGGCATGCCTGTCTGGAAGCTGGTTTTACACCCAAAATTGCTTTTGAAGGGGAAGAGACCGACACGATCCGCGGATTGGTCGCTGCGGGCATGGGGGTCAGCCTCCTGCCTGAGATGGCGCTATTCCAGACAAACCCGTTGCAACCGGCACATGTCGCCATCTCCCATCCAAAAGTAACACGGACCATTGGGTTAATTCACCGTGCAGATGACAAGTTGCCGCTGGTTGCCCAGTCCTTTCGTTCATTTTTGCTTCATTATTTTGGTTTACAACAGAACAATACCCCATCCGATTAA
- a CDS encoding MerR family transcriptional regulator: MKLFRIGELAKTAGVSERTIDYYTKLGLIAPEERTQKNYRLYSNETLTRLERIVQMKQEKYSLDEIKQSLEKWRLVSTEEQVASKLTTLELHVQQLEREVNELKPLLGEMKPVQARKMMAGLLTKSAGTMEALKILLENTMM; this comes from the coding sequence ATGAAACTTTTTCGGATTGGCGAACTCGCCAAGACCGCTGGTGTGAGTGAACGGACGATTGATTATTACACAAAGCTTGGGTTGATCGCTCCCGAAGAACGTACACAAAAAAATTATCGTCTCTATAGTAATGAAACTTTAACGAGGCTTGAACGTATTGTACAGATGAAACAAGAGAAGTATAGTCTCGACGAGATTAAGCAATCTCTTGAGAAGTGGCGTCTGGTTAGTACAGAAGAACAAGTTGCCAGCAAATTGACAACATTGGAACTTCACGTACAACAACTTGAGCGAGAGGTTAATGAACTCAAACCGCTCCTTGGAGAGATGAAACCTGTACAAGCACGCAAAATGATGGCAGGACTTCTCACCAAAAGCGCCGGTACAATGGAGGCACTTAAAATCTTGCTTGAGAACACCATGATGTAG
- the tpx gene encoding thiol peroxidase encodes MTQERTGAATFKGNPITLIGPELKVGDQAPDFTLSKNLVEDASLKDYAGKIKLISVVPSLDTGVCDAQTRRFNVEAGELGDNVVVLTVSVDLPFAQARWCGAAGVDRVVTLSDYKTRSFGEDYGVLIKEFQLDMRSIFVLDAEDRITYVEYLPEMTDSPNFEQAIAAVKALL; translated from the coding sequence ATGACACAAGAACGTACAGGCGCAGCCACATTCAAAGGCAACCCTATTACATTGATCGGACCCGAACTGAAAGTGGGCGATCAAGCACCTGATTTTACACTGAGCAAAAACCTGGTTGAAGATGCTTCCCTGAAAGACTACGCAGGCAAAATCAAATTAATCAGCGTTGTTCCTTCCCTGGATACTGGCGTATGCGATGCGCAAACTCGTCGTTTCAACGTTGAAGCTGGAGAACTGGGAGACAATGTTGTTGTCTTGACAGTAAGCGTTGACCTTCCGTTCGCTCAAGCCCGTTGGTGCGGGGCAGCTGGTGTCGACCGCGTAGTTACATTGTCAGACTACAAAACACGTTCTTTCGGTGAAGACTACGGCGTTCTGATCAAAGAATTCCAACTCGACATGCGCTCCATTTTTGTTTTGGATGCCGAAGACCGGATTACATATGTGGAGTATTTGCCTGAAATGACAGACTCCCCTAACTTCGAACAAGCCATTGCTGCTGTAAAAGCTTTGCTGTAG
- a CDS encoding ammonium transporter: MRKKWLVSMLVMLTLLAFPVSAFAAAEGPTNIELQSGLNSAFTFLAVVLVFLMQGGFALLEAGSTRMKNAGHIAGKTILTLGISVIAFWGLGFGLGFGNGNGFFGTTGFFLSGDSMAASFESLAFSDVPLTIKFVFHLAFAAVSLAIACGGMAERAKMSVYIVFGTLYTIIMYPVVAHWVWGGGWLAELGMQDFAGSTVVHLTGATAALVATILLKPRIGKYNKDGKPNIIPGHNQVYSVLGVIILWIGWFGFNPGSTLSAMGDGFFGYVALTTNVAAAAGGVAALLISWAVLGKSDIPSMLNGVLAALVAITGACAFVEPWAALVIGALAGIITFFTAQYFDRKGIDDPIYAFSVHGIAGMWGAISTGLFATPELAENAGVGQAGLFYGGGFHQLGVQLLGLAGAFAFVLVMSFIILGGMKAIMGIRVTEEEETMGLDISEHGTYGYPEQMKSVDSKSNGGTFSS; encoded by the coding sequence ATGAGAAAGAAATGGTTGGTTTCCATGTTAGTAATGCTTACTTTGTTAGCTTTTCCGGTCAGCGCATTTGCGGCTGCGGAGGGTCCGACTAACATTGAACTTCAAAGTGGTTTGAACTCAGCCTTTACGTTTCTGGCTGTGGTACTCGTATTCTTGATGCAAGGGGGATTTGCTTTACTCGAAGCGGGTTCAACACGGATGAAGAATGCAGGACACATTGCAGGTAAGACCATCCTGACATTGGGAATTTCCGTTATTGCCTTCTGGGGGCTGGGTTTTGGTCTAGGCTTCGGTAATGGTAATGGATTTTTTGGAACTACCGGATTCTTCCTAAGTGGAGACAGTATGGCTGCTTCCTTCGAATCACTGGCTTTCTCCGATGTTCCACTGACTATCAAATTTGTATTCCACCTCGCCTTTGCGGCGGTATCTCTGGCCATTGCCTGCGGTGGTATGGCTGAACGTGCAAAGATGAGCGTATATATCGTGTTTGGTACATTGTATACCATTATTATGTATCCGGTTGTTGCTCACTGGGTATGGGGCGGCGGCTGGTTGGCTGAGCTGGGTATGCAAGACTTTGCAGGATCGACGGTAGTTCACTTGACTGGTGCGACTGCAGCATTGGTAGCTACCATCTTGTTGAAACCACGTATCGGTAAATATAACAAAGACGGCAAACCTAACATCATTCCAGGTCACAACCAAGTGTATTCCGTACTCGGGGTTATTATCCTCTGGATCGGTTGGTTTGGATTCAACCCAGGTAGTACGTTATCTGCCATGGGGGATGGATTCTTCGGTTATGTTGCATTGACTACTAACGTAGCTGCAGCAGCAGGTGGTGTTGCTGCGCTGTTAATCTCGTGGGCAGTACTTGGTAAGTCAGATATTCCTAGCATGTTAAACGGTGTGCTTGCGGCACTCGTTGCGATTACAGGGGCATGTGCATTCGTTGAGCCTTGGGCAGCGCTGGTTATCGGTGCTTTGGCGGGTATCATCACATTCTTCACAGCACAGTACTTCGATCGTAAAGGAATTGACGATCCAATCTACGCTTTCTCCGTACATGGTATTGCGGGTATGTGGGGTGCGATTTCCACAGGTTTGTTCGCTACTCCTGAACTTGCCGAGAATGCTGGTGTAGGTCAAGCGGGTCTGTTCTATGGCGGTGGCTTCCACCAATTGGGCGTACAACTTCTAGGTCTGGCGGGTGCTTTTGCCTTCGTACTGGTGATGTCCTTCATTATTCTGGGCGGAATGAAAGCGATCATGGGCATCCGTGTTACTGAAGAAGAAGAAACAATGGGTCTGGATATCAGTGAGCACGGTACTTACGGATACCCTGAACAAATGAAAAGCGTAGATTCAAAATCCAATGGTGGTACGTTCAGCTCCTGA
- a CDS encoding rhomboid family intramembrane serine protease, producing the protein MIFIRYENWKGYLKYFPLTSIFLIANVVMFIVLTVNGGSTNNMVLLKFGALTNHELFAQEWWRYITSIFLHAGFSHLLFNSFALIVFAPPMERLLGSVRYGVLYLGGGVLGNILAVAWYNSIGSITISVGASGAIYAVYGAFLYVALFQRTMMDEASRKTMYTLLLFGIIFSFAMSGINWMAHLGGLLGGFFIYGLLIRLWKPRSLKR; encoded by the coding sequence ATGATATTTATTCGCTATGAGAACTGGAAAGGTTATCTGAAGTATTTCCCTTTGACGTCGATTTTTTTAATTGCCAATGTTGTGATGTTTATTGTGTTAACGGTGAACGGTGGCTCAACGAACAATATGGTGCTGCTGAAATTCGGGGCACTTACGAATCATGAACTGTTCGCACAGGAGTGGTGGCGTTACATTACATCGATCTTCCTGCATGCGGGCTTCAGTCATTTATTGTTTAACAGCTTTGCGTTAATTGTATTTGCACCACCAATGGAACGTTTGCTCGGGTCGGTAAGGTATGGTGTATTGTATCTGGGTGGTGGTGTATTGGGTAATATCCTTGCTGTTGCATGGTACAACTCGATTGGAAGTATCACCATCTCCGTAGGTGCTTCTGGAGCGATCTATGCCGTCTATGGTGCATTCCTGTATGTAGCGCTGTTCCAGCGAACGATGATGGACGAGGCTTCGCGCAAAACGATGTACACGCTGCTTTTGTTCGGGATCATATTCTCTTTCGCGATGTCGGGCATCAATTGGATGGCGCACCTCGGAGGATTGTTGGGTGGATTCTTTATTTACGGACTGTTGATCAGGTTGTGGAAACCTCGCAGCTTAAAGCGGTAG
- a CDS encoding DEAD/DEAH box helicase codes for MTNLNFTDFNLEPLVLQAITELGFEEATPIQSKSIPLALEGRDLIGQAQTGTGKTAAFGIPLISKITKSDEKIRALIMAPTRELAIQVAEEIEKLTRFKGLRSLPIYGGQDIVRQIRALKRKPQIIIGTPGRLLDHINRKTIKLDDVQTVVLDEADEMLDMGFMEDIQSILKQVPDERQTMLFSATMPPNIQKLAQQFLNNPEHVSVIPKQVSAPLIDQAYIEVPERQKFEALSRLLDMESPELAIVFGRTKRRVDELAEALQKRGYSADGLHGDLSQNQRDTVMRKFRDGSIDVLVATDVAARGLDVSGVTHVVNFDLPQDPESYVHRIGRTGRAGKEGAAWSFVTPREIDHLHFIERVTRHRIPRKPLPTMAEAVEGKQRLTAERLLEIVQSGELNEYKGIAIQMLEQYDSVQLLSAALKLLTGDKKDAQVDLTPEDPIRAKRRKPDVRSGGRKPSGYSGNRSSGSGGGYNRDRNSGGGGRGGYNRDRNSGSSTGGGSREGGYNRDRKPRPSSNEGRRPAKDSSFE; via the coding sequence TTGACAAATTTAAATTTCACAGATTTCAATCTTGAACCGCTGGTGCTGCAAGCCATCACTGAGCTCGGGTTTGAAGAAGCAACACCAATCCAATCCAAATCAATTCCTTTGGCGCTTGAAGGAAGAGACTTGATTGGTCAAGCACAAACGGGTACTGGTAAAACAGCTGCATTCGGTATTCCATTGATCAGCAAAATCACTAAAAGTGACGAAAAAATCCGCGCCCTCATTATGGCACCTACACGTGAACTTGCAATCCAAGTTGCTGAAGAGATCGAAAAACTCACTCGCTTCAAAGGTCTGCGCTCCCTGCCAATCTATGGCGGACAAGATATCGTTCGTCAGATTCGCGCACTGAAAAGAAAACCACAAATTATCATTGGTACACCTGGACGTCTCCTTGACCACATCAACCGCAAAACAATCAAACTTGATGATGTACAAACTGTTGTATTGGATGAAGCAGATGAAATGCTCGATATGGGTTTCATGGAGGATATTCAGTCTATCCTGAAACAAGTACCAGACGAGCGTCAAACGATGCTGTTCTCAGCAACAATGCCTCCTAACATTCAAAAATTGGCTCAACAATTCTTGAACAACCCTGAACACGTATCTGTAATTCCTAAACAAGTAAGTGCACCATTGATCGACCAAGCTTACATTGAAGTTCCTGAGCGTCAAAAATTCGAAGCACTTAGCCGTTTGCTAGATATGGAATCTCCTGAACTGGCGATCGTATTCGGACGTACCAAACGTCGTGTTGATGAATTGGCTGAAGCTCTGCAAAAACGTGGATATTCTGCTGATGGTCTCCATGGTGACCTTTCCCAGAATCAACGTGATACAGTAATGCGTAAGTTCCGTGACGGCAGCATTGATGTACTCGTTGCAACAGACGTAGCTGCACGTGGTCTCGATGTATCCGGCGTAACTCACGTTGTGAACTTTGACCTTCCGCAAGATCCGGAGAGCTATGTTCACCGTATCGGTCGTACAGGTCGTGCGGGTAAAGAGGGTGCTGCTTGGTCCTTCGTTACACCGCGTGAGATTGATCACTTGCACTTCATTGAGCGTGTAACACGTCACCGTATTCCACGTAAACCACTGCCAACAATGGCAGAAGCTGTTGAAGGAAAACAACGTTTGACAGCAGAACGCTTGCTGGAAATCGTACAATCGGGCGAATTGAACGAATACAAAGGTATCGCGATTCAAATGCTTGAGCAATATGATTCTGTTCAACTGTTGTCGGCTGCTCTGAAGCTCCTGACAGGTGACAAAAAAGATGCTCAAGTTGACCTGACTCCTGAAGATCCAATCCGTGCGAAGCGTCGCAAACCGGATGTTCGCTCTGGCGGACGTAAACCATCTGGCTATAGCGGTAACCGCAGCAGCGGCAGTGGTGGTGGCTACAACCGTGATCGCAACAGCGGTGGCGGCGGACGTGGTGGCTACAACCGTGATCGTAACAGCGGCAGCAGCACTGGTGGCGGAAGCAGAGAAGGTGGTTACAACCGTGACCGCAAACCTCGTCCAAGCTCCAACGAAGGACGTCGTCCAGCAAAAGATTCCTCTTTCGAGTAA
- a CDS encoding zinc metallopeptidase, which produces MSFNNGMFVLIIIAFLLSLWAQFRVKGTFRRWSEVPNQNGMTGYDAARQMLDANGLHDVPIEPVRGTLSDHYDPINRVVRLSEPVYYENSISAVSVACHEVGHAIQHKESYPMLALRHRIFPIVNFASGLAPFLLIAGFLFNAMNLVGIGIIFFSVTVAFQLITLPVEFNASNRAREIMVSEGYIRNEEEKGVAKVLNAAALTYVAAALISLLELIRYIGIFNSRD; this is translated from the coding sequence ATGAGTTTTAATAACGGTATGTTCGTATTGATCATTATCGCCTTTTTGCTCTCTTTATGGGCGCAATTTCGCGTTAAAGGTACATTTAGACGTTGGTCGGAGGTCCCGAACCAAAACGGAATGACGGGTTACGATGCTGCTCGCCAGATGCTGGATGCTAACGGCCTGCATGATGTTCCAATTGAACCTGTACGCGGCACGCTCTCAGATCACTACGATCCGATCAATCGGGTTGTACGGTTATCAGAACCAGTATATTATGAAAACTCAATCTCAGCTGTTTCGGTAGCCTGCCATGAAGTTGGTCATGCCATTCAGCATAAAGAAAGTTATCCAATGCTGGCACTGCGTCACCGGATCTTCCCCATTGTGAATTTCGCATCCGGATTAGCTCCATTCCTGCTGATTGCAGGATTCCTCTTCAATGCCATGAACCTTGTAGGGATCGGTATCATCTTCTTCTCTGTAACTGTAGCATTCCAACTCATCACGTTACCGGTTGAGTTCAATGCGAGTAACCGCGCTAGAGAAATTATGGTATCTGAAGGGTACATCCGTAATGAAGAAGAAAAAGGTGTTGCAAAAGTCCTAAACGCCGCAGCCTTGACTTACGTCGCTGCAGCGTTGATCTCACTGCTTGAGTTGATTCGTTACATCGGAATCTTCAATAGCCGCGATTAA
- a CDS encoding DUF1499 domain-containing protein — MTLKRTLVGIIRSMEGTSDRAKDPKLKTRYYNLSKDRAWEEVSSTLKKIPGYKVLHEVPSVGEVILEKRTTFGRTMDITVSIISVSPVRSAVDMYSASRGSLGDLGSNYRTIMNLFSVLDKKLSKYKAND, encoded by the coding sequence TTGACCTTAAAGAGAACGCTCGTCGGTATCATCCGCAGCATGGAGGGGACCAGCGATCGAGCCAAGGATCCCAAATTAAAAACACGGTATTATAACTTATCTAAAGACAGAGCTTGGGAAGAGGTTTCTTCAACACTCAAAAAAATTCCGGGTTATAAAGTGCTGCACGAAGTGCCTTCTGTTGGAGAAGTTATACTGGAGAAGCGGACTACCTTTGGACGGACGATGGATATTACAGTTTCCATTATCTCGGTAAGTCCTGTTCGTAGTGCGGTGGATATGTATTCAGCTTCACGTGGTTCGCTTGGAGATTTGGGTTCGAATTATCGCACGATTATGAACTTATTCTCCGTACTGGACAAGAAGCTAAGCAAGTATAAAGCGAATGATTGA